Proteins encoded by one window of Ruminococcaceae bacterium R-25:
- a CDS encoding beta-N-acetylglucosaminidase, with translation MFVRRAEYFAVAALFVVLAVFSAVITVLSLDTGITDPDKKALKTADDIVVRAGALTSVSDDEVKIAKARVEDGLISCGDYVIAVMTSPEYLLTGVTDEKFAEDLCNVIYGESKQTEIGYILNDLKQYSRVVAIDRALASESRKLRASGIPSGKGSVISEVNLEKTGVSSEQYTVGIRESRGSYKATGDEVRTDFFVDGSLFYGYLKYSYDKSGNNSNSREFVLSWDTADCAPGKHEVYALLRSSDGRGTVISGGEILIPEKTIIEPGSVEETQLPAGKDSSWYMIDCKDENCYINFCGLSDDIRVSLYDLKGELLGTNENLGIPYAMLRGKKQDADAVAEETGILGVSNCFYVCVSRAGTTTDMDKNINYTMVQSRDCAYFDGAYMAVVSDDGNGNVKLRDIDQNNYEVEKTKAGILPINGTLSALIVADSVSANAVDLYPKFEFLTREYGYYAGSNKGLAIRCASLEGFSSEITITADSIGVERTLTQGEIFEVPQGETLITITITSFDGFSDSYSIYLLNGNDSGNFYQNTLSRFPTSYYSGLWLLHNLRPDYVFTPYYTNISFNTALEAESSYGRSLIEKSQYPSYVKPNSKVYDKPDWMAAKSEVVSYFMDPRNFFTPEKIFMFELLGFDPKVHTVEGVRTIIKGSFMDKAADYDYAQIIYEAGKEAGVSPYFLASRIIQEMGYSGESALSRGEVDGFEGFYNFYNIGAYATTEPGGAVINGAKYAQWGKDWDGKEITDQEAAYLLPWTSVEKAIKGGAKWIASGYIDRGQNTLYFQKFDVLDDGTERYNHQYAQNIMMAYSEGLRYYRSYNSIGMANAGFEFVIPVYNFMPDKYGSLP, from the coding sequence ATGTTTGTAAGACGTGCAGAGTATTTTGCAGTTGCAGCTTTATTTGTTGTTCTGGCTGTCTTTTCAGCTGTAATAACTGTGTTAAGCCTTGATACGGGTATCACGGATCCTGACAAAAAGGCTTTAAAGACTGCTGATGACATCGTTGTCAGGGCAGGAGCTTTGACATCCGTTTCAGATGATGAGGTCAAGATAGCAAAAGCCCGTGTTGAAGACGGACTTATTTCCTGCGGCGATTATGTTATCGCCGTTATGACATCGCCTGAATACTTATTGACCGGAGTAACTGATGAGAAGTTTGCAGAAGATCTCTGCAACGTAATCTACGGCGAGTCAAAGCAGACTGAGATCGGATATATTCTTAATGACCTTAAGCAGTATTCTAGAGTTGTCGCGATCGACAGGGCTCTTGCTTCCGAGAGCAGGAAACTCAGAGCTTCCGGGATCCCTTCCGGAAAAGGAAGCGTAATATCGGAAGTAAACCTCGAAAAGACAGGTGTTTCATCCGAACAATATACTGTCGGAATCAGGGAATCCAGAGGTTCTTATAAGGCGACCGGAGATGAAGTCAGAACAGACTTTTTCGTTGACGGTTCGCTCTTTTACGGTTATCTGAAGTATTCTTACGATAAGAGCGGCAATAATTCGAATTCCAGAGAATTTGTTCTGTCATGGGATACTGCTGACTGCGCTCCCGGAAAGCATGAAGTATATGCGCTCCTTAGAAGTTCAGACGGAAGAGGAACCGTTATTTCCGGAGGCGAGATCCTGATCCCTGAAAAGACTATTATCGAACCGGGTTCTGTTGAAGAAACACAGCTTCCGGCAGGCAAGGATTCGTCCTGGTACATGATCGACTGCAAAGATGAAAACTGCTATATCAATTTCTGCGGTCTGTCAGATGACATCAGGGTATCTCTCTACGATCTTAAGGGAGAACTGTTAGGTACAAATGAGAATCTGGGAATTCCTTATGCGATGCTGAGAGGCAAAAAGCAGGATGCTGATGCCGTAGCAGAAGAAACCGGAATTTTAGGCGTTTCCAACTGTTTCTACGTGTGTGTCAGCAGGGCAGGCACCACAACTGATATGGATAAAAACATTAATTATACGATGGTTCAGTCCAGAGACTGCGCTTATTTTGACGGTGCTTATATGGCTGTCGTAAGTGACGACGGAAACGGAAATGTTAAGCTCAGGGACATTGATCAGAATAATTATGAGGTCGAGAAAACAAAGGCCGGGATCCTTCCGATAAACGGCACTTTGTCTGCGCTTATTGTTGCAGATTCCGTATCAGCCAATGCAGTAGACCTTTATCCGAAGTTTGAATTCCTTACCCGTGAGTACGGTTATTATGCAGGAAGCAATAAGGGACTCGCTATAAGATGCGCGTCTTTAGAGGGTTTCTCATCTGAAATAACCATCACTGCTGATTCTATAGGAGTAGAGAGAACGCTGACACAGGGCGAGATCTTCGAAGTGCCTCAGGGCGAGACATTGATCACCATTACGATAACGAGTTTTGACGGTTTTTCTGATTCTTACAGTATTTATCTTTTGAACGGGAACGATTCAGGAAATTTCTATCAGAATACCCTGTCGAGATTCCCGACAAGTTATTACAGCGGTCTCTGGCTACTTCATAACTTAAGACCTGATTACGTCTTCACGCCTTACTATACTAACATCAGTTTCAATACTGCCCTTGAAGCAGAGAGCAGTTACGGCAGAAGCCTTATCGAGAAGTCACAGTATCCTTCTTATGTTAAACCGAACAGCAAGGTTTACGATAAGCCTGACTGGATGGCTGCAAAATCTGAAGTAGTAAGCTATTTCATGGATCCCAGAAACTTCTTTACGCCTGAAAAGATATTCATGTTTGAGCTTTTGGGATTTGATCCCAAGGTCCACACTGTAGAAGGTGTAAGGACAATCATCAAGGGCTCTTTCATGGACAAAGCAGCTGATTACGATTACGCACAGATCATCTATGAAGCAGGAAAGGAAGCTGGTGTTTCACCTTATTTCCTTGCGAGCAGGATCATTCAGGAGATGGGTTATTCCGGTGAGTCGGCTCTGTCCAGAGGCGAAGTAGACGGATTTGAAGGTTTTTATAATTTCTACAATATCGGCGCTTATGCGACGACAGAACCCGGAGGTGCGGTTATCAACGGCGCCAAATATGCACAGTGGGGCAAGGATTGGGATGGAAAGGAGATCACAGACCAGGAAGCAGCATACCTTCTCCCTTGGACTTCCGTTGAAAAGGCTATCAAGGGCGGTGCAAAGTGGATCGCTTCAGGTTATATTGATAGAGGACAGAATACTCTTTATTTCCAGAAGTTCGATGTCCTTGATGACGGAACTGAAAGGTACAATCATCAGTATGCACAGAATATAATGATGGCATATTCTGAAGGATTGAGATATTACAGAAGTTATAATTCGATAGGCATGGCGAATGCAGGATTCGAATTCGTAATACCGGTATATAACTTTATGCCTGATAAGTACGGGAGCTTGCCTTGA
- a CDS encoding putative flippase GtrA → MGIIKKIVFGDPSFNESQEKKRKLFMYLVSGGLTTVANWVVYIIFDLLVKADMMVSLFSLEFSLKIAVKQIVGWIVAVLVAYVLNRVTVFRSKGNVFRELIAFAGARVLSFLVLELGVMYLMIWICELITGVPASSPMTMIGSFAFTYDYLVKLINCIFVIIANYVLSKLMVFKKKDMVDYNAQPEQKPEESSGKEEADA, encoded by the coding sequence ATGGGTATAATTAAAAAAATAGTTTTTGGTGATCCGAGTTTTAACGAGAGCCAGGAGAAGAAGCGTAAGCTTTTTATGTATTTGGTAAGCGGCGGTCTCACAACTGTTGCAAACTGGGTTGTCTATATTATTTTCGACCTGTTGGTCAAAGCTGACATGATGGTGTCACTCTTTAGCCTTGAATTCTCACTTAAGATTGCAGTCAAGCAGATCGTCGGATGGATCGTTGCAGTCCTTGTCGCATATGTCCTGAACAGAGTCACGGTATTTAGATCAAAAGGCAATGTTTTCAGAGAGCTTATTGCTTTCGCCGGCGCCAGAGTATTGTCATTCCTGGTTCTGGAATTAGGAGTCATGTACCTCATGATCTGGATCTGCGAATTGATCACAGGCGTTCCTGCATCATCACCTATGACCATGATCGGTTCATTCGCATTCACATACGATTATCTGGTAAAGCTAATTAACTGCATTTTTGTAATTATTGCAAATTATGTGCTGAGCAAACTCATGGTCTTCAAGAAGAAGGATATGGTCGATTACAATGCACAGCCTGAGCAGAAACCGGAAGAATCTTCCGGGAAGGAAGAAGCCGATGCCTGA
- a CDS encoding 5'-deoxynucleotidase — protein MDNREEYGFFAMLDRMQYIGRWALMRNSRTENIKEHSFDVAVIAHCLTILHNRFEKDNEGAILPDPYKVQAYALYHDCTEILTGDLPTPIKYRNKEITKAYKEVESEAAQSLVELLPDDPEMRAEYLELLDPSKNTEEEKLMHKLVKAADKIAAYIKCLREESTGNAEFAAAKESTGRIIKEMNMPEVDYFMEHFVPSYGYTLDKITGRDA, from the coding sequence ATGGATAACAGGGAAGAATACGGATTTTTCGCGATGTTAGACCGCATGCAGTACATCGGCAGATGGGCACTGATGCGCAACAGCAGAACGGAAAATATCAAGGAGCACAGCTTTGACGTCGCTGTCATCGCACATTGTCTGACGATACTTCACAACAGATTTGAAAAAGATAACGAGGGAGCGATCCTGCCTGATCCATACAAGGTACAGGCATATGCTCTTTATCACGACTGCACAGAGATCTTGACGGGCGATCTTCCGACACCCATCAAGTACCGCAATAAGGAGATCACAAAGGCATATAAGGAAGTTGAGTCTGAGGCTGCTCAAAGCCTTGTAGAGCTCCTCCCGGACGATCCTGAAATGAGAGCTGAGTATTTAGAACTCCTTGATCCTTCCAAAAACACGGAAGAAGAAAAGTTGATGCATAAGCTCGTTAAAGCTGCTGACAAGATCGCGGCTTATATCAAGTGTTTAAGGGAAGAGAGCACGGGCAATGCGGAATTTGCCGCTGCAAAAGAATCCACAGGCAGGATCATTAAGGAGATGAACATGCCGGAAGTCGATTATTTCATGGAACATTTTGTCCCTTCATACGGATATACATTGGATAAGATAACCGGGAGGGATGCTTAA
- a CDS encoding threonine synthase, with amino-acid sequence MNYISTRGYEGKFSSSEAIIRGIAPDGGLFVPETIPQLTQEDLERMQTMQFYELSAFVLSKFLTDFTEAELLEYTRQAYAEEKWGENPVPLVQMNEYNDREYILELWHGPTCAFKDVALQLLPHLMTASAKKTGTNKKICILTATSGDTGKAALEGFKDLPGTEIIVFYPTGGVSEAQKLQMTTTGGDNTHVIAVNGCFDDAQTGVKQIFGDMEFAITLDEHDVMLSSANSINWGRLAPQIAYYVYSYVELIRRGKMDLTESFNIVVPTGNFGNILAAWFAKQMGIPVRKLICASNRNKVLCDFFSSGIYDRNREFFKTTSPSMDILISSNLERLLFEITDKDSQKVTGWMKDLFEKGKYSVDKDTLKALQRLFVGGFADETGVSKTILEVYDRTDHVIDPHTAVGFNIYGRYHTRSGDESKTVFASTASPFKFAPAVMDSLRGAGYSNDKSIPDIIAELAEESGLEIPQSIAELPSLEVRHKDVIEKEQMMSMVRKILLD; translated from the coding sequence ATGAACTATATAAGCACAAGAGGATATGAAGGAAAGTTTTCTTCAAGCGAGGCCATCATAAGAGGTATCGCTCCGGACGGCGGTCTTTTTGTGCCTGAGACTATACCTCAGCTTACACAGGAAGACCTGGAGAGAATGCAGACAATGCAGTTCTATGAACTGTCTGCTTTTGTACTTTCAAAGTTCCTTACAGATTTTACTGAGGCTGAACTCCTCGAATACACAAGACAGGCTTATGCTGAAGAGAAATGGGGCGAGAACCCTGTTCCTCTCGTTCAGATGAACGAATATAACGACAGGGAATATATCTTAGAGCTCTGGCACGGACCTACATGCGCTTTTAAGGATGTAGCCCTCCAGCTCCTTCCCCATCTCATGACCGCTTCTGCAAAGAAGACAGGTACAAATAAGAAGATCTGTATCCTTACAGCTACTTCAGGTGATACAGGCAAGGCCGCACTTGAAGGCTTCAAGGATCTTCCCGGAACAGAGATCATCGTATTCTATCCGACAGGCGGCGTTTCTGAAGCACAGAAGCTCCAGATGACAACAACAGGCGGAGATAATACGCATGTAATTGCAGTCAACGGCTGCTTTGACGATGCGCAGACAGGCGTAAAGCAGATCTTCGGTGACATGGAATTTGCGATCACACTTGATGAGCATGACGTTATGCTCTCTTCTGCAAACTCCATTAACTGGGGCAGATTAGCGCCTCAGATCGCATATTATGTATATTCATATGTAGAACTTATCAGAAGAGGTAAGATGGATCTTACCGAATCTTTCAATATTGTTGTTCCTACGGGTAACTTCGGTAATATCCTTGCTGCTTGGTTTGCAAAGCAGATGGGCATCCCTGTAAGAAAGCTTATCTGCGCTTCCAACAGAAACAAGGTCCTTTGCGACTTCTTCTCCAGCGGTATTTACGACCGCAACAGAGAGTTCTTCAAGACAACATCTCCTTCAATGGATATCCTTATCTCTTCCAATCTTGAGAGACTTCTTTTCGAAATCACGGACAAGGATTCACAGAAGGTAACAGGCTGGATGAAGGATCTTTTCGAGAAGGGCAAGTACAGTGTCGACAAGGATACATTGAAGGCATTGCAGAGACTCTTTGTCGGAGGCTTTGCTGATGAGACAGGCGTATCCAAGACGATCCTTGAAGTGTATGACCGTACAGATCATGTGATCGATCCTCATACAGCAGTAGGATTTAATATCTACGGAAGATATCACACAAGATCCGGTGACGAGAGCAAGACCGTATTTGCTTCTACGGCTTCTCCGTTTAAGTTTGCACCGGCAGTTATGGACTCATTAAGAGGAGCAGGTTATTCGAATGACAAGTCGATACCTGATATCATTGCCGAACTTGCCGAAGAGAGCGGCCTTGAAATCCCGCAGTCCATTGCCGAACTGCCGTCACTTGAAGTAAGGCATAAGGACGTTATCGAGAAAGAACAGATGATGAGCATGGTTCGTAAGATTCTTCTCGATTGA
- a CDS encoding dihydrofolate synthase/folylpolyglutamate synthase: protein MPESKVPEVLTGALQFGIKPGLERISELMRLLDNPQDRFKSVHIAGTNGKGSVATFVSSILAAGDRKVGVFTSPYLERFSERIRIIDGKAGLKRYAIDDSYGEIDGESLDRYSDMVKKAKDKMVAMGLTDEPTEFELITAICFLYFADQNIDVAVLEVGLGGRLDSTNVIKDPMVTVITALGLDHTGVLGNTISEITGEKAGIFKEGSPAVCFDPDLMILPEEMKPDVRSVLISKAEEKGIELTFAGSKEACDSAKFTDDGKMEFTYEGTVYSTSLNGKHQIGNAVTAIEAAKKCGALPQEIKEGIALARWKCRAELLSFMPVIIIDGGHNPQGALSLGATMNEMLGGSLRGKPVRLLMGVMADKDVEGILEAYKTCGINIKSAVTVTPDNPRSEPADVLAHKINYVYNISDDLEAVPDAVEGTKVAYSKSLEDGMIILATGSLYLAGQIRATLKGLIECTTI from the coding sequence ATGCCTGAATCCAAGGTGCCTGAAGTTTTAACCGGAGCGTTGCAATTCGGAATCAAACCCGGCCTTGAACGCATCAGTGAACTTATGAGGCTTCTTGATAATCCCCAGGACCGCTTTAAGTCGGTCCATATAGCGGGAACCAACGGCAAGGGTTCCGTTGCTACATTTGTTTCATCAATACTCGCTGCAGGTGACAGAAAAGTCGGAGTATTTACTTCGCCTTATCTTGAGCGCTTTTCTGAAAGGATCAGGATAATAGACGGAAAAGCCGGCCTGAAAAGATATGCCATAGACGATTCTTATGGCGAGATCGATGGTGAGAGCCTTGACCGTTATTCGGATATGGTAAAAAAGGCCAAGGATAAAATGGTTGCTATGGGCCTCACGGATGAGCCTACCGAATTCGAACTCATAACTGCAATCTGCTTTTTGTATTTTGCCGATCAGAATATTGATGTCGCCGTTCTTGAAGTAGGACTTGGCGGCAGGCTTGATTCGACCAATGTCATAAAAGACCCCATGGTAACTGTAATTACAGCTTTGGGACTTGACCACACCGGAGTTCTTGGCAATACGATCTCTGAGATAACCGGCGAAAAGGCAGGTATCTTCAAAGAAGGTTCACCTGCGGTATGTTTTGATCCTGATCTTATGATACTTCCTGAAGAAATGAAGCCTGACGTAAGGTCCGTGCTGATATCAAAGGCAGAAGAAAAGGGTATCGAATTAACTTTTGCCGGCAGTAAAGAAGCCTGTGACAGCGCCAAGTTTACAGATGACGGCAAGATGGAATTTACATATGAGGGCACAGTTTACAGCACATCCCTTAACGGCAAGCATCAGATTGGAAATGCGGTAACTGCAATAGAAGCTGCCAAAAAGTGCGGTGCTTTGCCGCAAGAGATCAAAGAAGGAATTGCTCTTGCCAGATGGAAGTGCAGGGCAGAACTTCTGAGCTTTATGCCCGTGATAATCATCGACGGCGGTCATAATCCCCAGGGAGCCTTAAGCCTTGGCGCAACGATGAACGAGATGCTCGGAGGTTCACTTAGAGGCAAACCTGTAAGACTTCTTATGGGAGTTATGGCAGATAAAGACGTTGAGGGTATACTTGAAGCCTATAAGACATGTGGGATAAACATAAAAAGCGCAGTAACGGTAACGCCTGATAACCCCAGGAGTGAACCTGCTGATGTTCTCGCACATAAAATTAATTATGTGTATAATATCAGCGACGATTTGGAGGCAGTCCCTGATGCCGTTGAAGGCACTAAGGTTGCATACTCCAAATCACTGGAAGATGGCATGATCATTCTTGCTACCGGATCGCTTTATCTCGCAGGCCAGATCAGAGCCACACTGAAAGGATTGATAGAATGCACGACTATTTAA
- a CDS encoding cadherin-like protein, whose protein sequence is MRRITDRRVIGLFAKICAALFAFVFAVSLCLSCFKAPKVNADSDITVSLSSSKTNLGPGDLVFIDVIASRMPGISSFGPITFNFDADKAEYVYYEHGKEVANFGFTETLKNGEVTVTGTDRMTNASGNIEDDDYTAFFNSEEPVALFTIALRLFPDCRGEVNCWISSIGDFKSGDTSVAARIGSVLKLPITRTGPSSDATIASLKVGGTTINPEFNPNITEYHCSVERSVDKVQISVVASNRWAAVVIKNNQQLVLGDNVVEIIVTAQDGQNRMVYTIHVNQRESNIPENSSLVDVDGKTYTFLDIPEEVSVPEGFYLTTKTINGYSVPAYVKDGVSSVLLYLFDGTKTPGMFFYNSATKTVIPYEIDNTVIMESAILKRAEVPADVMIPNEFRPATFDTGNGVLQGYENDDGDFICYLADESGSRDFYYYDKGTGVFSRYRFADKRAELLYSYLFDVFLVIAIIEAVIITVTVYIVRRMVSDRTNPRPKRV, encoded by the coding sequence ATGAGAAGGATTACTGACAGGAGAGTTATTGGTCTTTTTGCAAAGATTTGTGCAGCGCTCTTTGCGTTTGTTTTTGCCGTTTCTTTGTGCCTGTCATGTTTTAAGGCTCCAAAAGTAAATGCAGATTCCGATATCACGGTCTCACTTTCTTCAAGTAAGACTAATCTGGGCCCGGGAGATCTTGTGTTCATCGATGTTATCGCGAGCAGGATGCCCGGAATCTCGTCTTTTGGCCCCATAACTTTTAATTTCGATGCTGACAAGGCTGAATATGTTTACTATGAGCACGGAAAAGAAGTTGCCAATTTCGGATTTACCGAGACACTGAAAAACGGCGAAGTAACGGTTACCGGAACGGACCGAATGACCAATGCCAGCGGCAACATCGAAGATGATGACTATACTGCGTTTTTCAATTCCGAAGAACCGGTTGCATTGTTTACCATTGCTCTCAGACTGTTCCCTGACTGCAGGGGCGAGGTCAACTGCTGGATCAGCAGCATCGGAGATTTCAAATCTGGCGATACCAGTGTTGCTGCCAGGATTGGAAGCGTATTAAAGCTTCCCATTACCAGAACAGGTCCTTCAAGTGATGCAACAATAGCTTCCCTGAAGGTTGGCGGAACTACGATAAATCCCGAATTCAATCCGAATATTACCGAGTATCACTGCTCAGTTGAGCGTTCTGTCGATAAAGTCCAGATCTCGGTAGTAGCGAGCAACCGATGGGCTGCTGTCGTAATCAAGAATAACCAGCAGCTCGTGCTGGGCGATAATGTCGTTGAGATAATAGTTACGGCTCAGGACGGACAAAACCGCATGGTCTACACGATCCATGTCAATCAAAGAGAGAGTAACATTCCTGAGAATTCCTCGCTGGTCGATGTCGACGGCAAAACATACACGTTCCTGGATATTCCTGAAGAAGTAAGCGTACCTGAAGGATTTTATCTGACGACCAAGACAATAAACGGATACAGCGTTCCTGCCTATGTTAAGGATGGCGTTTCCAGTGTTCTTTTATATCTTTTCGACGGAACAAAGACTCCCGGAATGTTTTTTTATAACAGTGCCACGAAAACTGTGATCCCTTATGAGATCGACAATACGGTTATTATGGAATCGGCGATCCTTAAGAGAGCAGAAGTGCCTGCTGATGTTATGATACCCAATGAATTCAGGCCTGCGACATTTGATACTGGAAACGGCGTCCTGCAAGGTTACGAGAACGATGACGGAGATTTCATCTGTTATCTGGCAGATGAAAGCGGCAGCAGGGATTTCTATTACTACGATAAGGGCACAGGTGTTTTCAGCAGATACAGATTTGCGGATAAGAGAGCGGAACTTTTGTATTCTTATCTGTTTGACGTTTTTCTAGTAATTGCTATTATTGAAGCGGTCATTATCACTGTTACGGTATATATCGTAAGAAGAATGGTATCTGACAGGACCAATCCTAGACCGAAGAGGGTATAA
- a CDS encoding carbamoyl-phosphate synthase small subunit: protein MKRYLVLENGNVYEGEAMGASGSVISEIVFTTAMTAYLETLTDPSYKGQAVVQTFPLIGNYGIITPDMESSKVNVSGYIVREACDLPSNFRCETDLDTFLKEQGIPGLKGIDTRALTKCLRESGTMNGAICDRPDEFTLDEIKAYKIKDPVAEVTTPEETIVSPEGEVKFKVAMFDFGIKNNIARELAKRGCEVHLLPADTDAAKVMEIEPDGIFLSNGPGDPEDNTKAIETMKVLKDSGIPIMGICLGHQILALAHGFKTSKLKYGHRGANHPVKNLETGRVYITSQNHGYQVLSDSIDTNIAKEYFVNVNDGTNEGIKYLDKPAYSVQFHPEACGGPKDTEFLFDNFISMMENKEDK from the coding sequence ATGAAACGGTATCTGGTACTGGAAAACGGCAACGTTTACGAAGGCGAAGCAATGGGTGCTTCAGGCAGCGTCATTTCCGAAATAGTTTTTACTACGGCAATGACAGCTTATTTGGAAACACTGACCGACCCGAGTTATAAGGGGCAGGCAGTAGTACAGACATTCCCCCTGATAGGAAACTACGGAATTATCACTCCCGATATGGAGAGCTCCAAGGTAAATGTATCAGGCTATATCGTAAGAGAAGCCTGCGATCTTCCTTCAAACTTCAGGTGCGAGACTGATCTCGATACATTCCTTAAAGAGCAGGGCATTCCAGGACTTAAGGGAATCGACACCAGAGCTCTTACAAAGTGCCTGAGAGAATCAGGTACGATGAACGGCGCTATCTGCGACCGTCCCGATGAGTTTACTCTGGACGAGATAAAAGCTTATAAGATCAAGGATCCTGTTGCTGAGGTTACAACTCCCGAAGAGACGATCGTATCACCCGAAGGCGAAGTTAAGTTCAAAGTCGCAATGTTCGACTTCGGTATCAAGAACAATATCGCAAGAGAGCTCGCAAAGAGAGGCTGTGAGGTCCATCTCCTTCCTGCAGATACTGATGCTGCAAAGGTAATGGAGATCGAGCCTGACGGAATCTTCCTCTCAAACGGCCCCGGAGACCCTGAGGACAATACAAAAGCGATCGAGACAATGAAGGTCTTAAAGGATTCAGGGATCCCGATCATGGGAATCTGCTTAGGTCACCAGATCCTTGCACTTGCTCACGGCTTTAAGACATCCAAGCTCAAGTACGGCCACAGAGGCGCTAACCACCCTGTAAAGAACCTTGAGACAGGAAGAGTCTATATCACATCACAAAACCACGGATATCAGGTATTGAGCGATTCGATCGATACCAATATCGCTAAAGAATATTTCGTTAACGTAAATGACGGAACAAACGAAGGAATCAAGTATCTTGATAAGCCCGCTTACTCTGTACAGTTCCACCCGGAAGCCTGCGGAGGCCCTAAGGATACGGAGTTCCTTTTCGATAACTTTATCAGCATGATGGAAAACAAGGAGGACAAATAA